A single window of Sebastes umbrosus isolate fSebUmb1 chromosome 16, fSebUmb1.pri, whole genome shotgun sequence DNA harbors:
- the lclat1 gene encoding lysocardiolipin acyltransferase 1 isoform X2: protein MQVACFVFIHRHWEEDKKHMGNMLDYFCDIREPLQLLLFPEGTDLTENTRAKSDVFAAQNNLPKFEYVLHPRSTGFTFIVDRLRKGDNLDAVHDITVAYPKNIPQTERHLILGLFPREIHFHVRRYPVASLPSSSDDLESWCRDRWAEKESRLRDFYSSQPRGFDRDGIARVPPCKTELRVTLIKAASLLYWSSFIALCFTGLWLWAPFRLYFLVVVGVYVALQKLIGGVELLELSCHRYWKSMAANMGEKSKVLDGKMQ, encoded by the exons ATGCAGGTGGCCTGCTTCGTCTTTATTCACCGTCATTGGGAGGAGGACAAGAAGCACATGGGGAACATGCTGGACTACTTCTGTGACATCAGAGAGCCACTGCAGCTGCTTCTGTTCCCGGAGGGCACAGACCTCACCG AAAACACAAGAGCAAAGAGTGACGTGTTCGCTGCCCAGAACAACCTGCCAAAATTCGAGTATGTGCTGCATCCCCGCAGCACTGGATTCACCTTCATCGTGGACAGACTACGAAAAG GAGACAACCTGGATGCCGTCCATGATATCACAGTGGCATATCCCAAAAACATCCCTCAGACGGAACGCCACCTCATCCTGGGACTTTTCCCCCGCGAGATCCACTTCCACGTCCGCCGCTACCCAGTGGCTTCCCTGCCCTCCTCCTCCGACGACCTGGAGTCTTGGTGTCGAGATCGCTGGGCTGAGAAGGAGAGCCGTCTGCGGGACTTCTACTCAAGCCAGCCCCGTGGCTTCGACAGGGACGGCATCGCGCGCGTGCCACCTTGTAAGACGGAGCTGCGAGTGACTCTGATCAAAGCCGCCTCACTGCTGTACTGGAGCAGCTTCATCGCTCTGTGCTTCACCGGCCTGTGGCTGTGGGCTCCATTCAGGCTCTACTTCCTGGTCGTGGTTGGAGTATACGTGGCCCTGCAGAAGCTGATCGGCGGGGTGGAGCTGCTGGAGTTGTCCTGCCATCGATACTGGAAGTCCATGGCTGCCAACATGGGCGAGAAGAGTAAGGTGCTGGATGGGAAGATGCAGTGA